A genomic stretch from Candidatus Hydrogenisulfobacillus filiaventi includes:
- a CDS encoding ZnF_CDGSH domain-containing protein, with product MARLIRHDRQRPYLIREEEVDRFPIAVCACGLSATKPFCDGSHKLTVGENEDTIYVYDGDQRVPLRNRY from the coding sequence ATGGCCCGTCTTATCCGGCATGATCGGCAGCGCCCCTACCTCATCCGGGAGGAGGAGGTGGACCGGTTCCCGATTGCAGTCTGCGCCTGCGGGCTCTCGGCCACGAAGCCCTTCTGCGACGGCAGCCACAAGCTCACGGTCGGCGAGAACGAGGACACCATCTACGTCTACGATGGGGACCAGCGGGTGCCGCTCCGCAACCGCTACTAA